The Pseudarthrobacter defluvii DNA window CGTTCAATGAAGTACTGCCCCAGGCTCAGGATGCTGGTGACCAGCAGGTACCACATGCTTGCGGCGATAAGCAGGGGAATGGTCTTGAAGTTGGCGCTGTACACCAGCTGAGCTGAGTACAGCAGCTCGGGGAAGGCGAGGACGCTGACCAGCGAGGTGGTCTTCAGCATCGAAATGGTCTGGTTGCCGGTGGGCGGGATGATGATCTTCATCGCCTGCGGCAGCACAACCCGCGACAGGATGGCGAACCGCCGCATGCCCAGAGCCGTGGCTGCTTCGGTCTGTCCGCGGTGGATGCTCAGGAGCCCGGCCCGCACGATCTCGGACATGTAGGCCCCTTCATTCAGGCCCAGCCCGAGGATTGCCGCCATGAACGGGGTGATCAGCACGTTGGCGTCCACCGAGAAGAACTCCGGCCCGAACGGAACACCTACCGCGATGCGTGGGTAGATGGCGGCGATGAAGCCCCAGAAGAGCAGCTGGACGAAGACCGGCACCCCGCGGAAGAGCCACACCAGAAACGCTGCGGTCCCCG harbors:
- a CDS encoding amino acid ABC transporter permease codes for the protein MANIATEPNAKAPAGEDLDRQLLMGRPHQRHGGLWLTAAIVLFAIFLVGYSLVTNPRFEWNVVFGWFTSERLFTGLLRTLGLTAISMAVGIVVGVLLALARLAPNAIVAGTAAFLVWLFRGVPVFVQLLFWGFIAAIYPRIAVGVPFGPEFFSVDANVLITPFMAAILGLGLNEGAYMSEIVRAGLLSIHRGQTEAATALGMRRFAILSRVVLPQAMKIIIPPTGNQTISMLKTTSLVSVLAFPELLYSAQLVYSANFKTIPLLIAASMWYLLVTSILSLGQYFIERHFNRGGITAGRSARRPRKPKAASSPTTPQEARP